AACCGGCGATTGGAAAACGGCGGACTTCATTGCGCGAGTATTGGAAGCCGGTTCGGCAACGGCGACCGCGGCGCGTGGCCGTTTGGGCGAACGACGAATCGCGTTGCCGTCGGATCAACCTTTCTTTCTGGCCGCCGGCCTGTTCCGTCCTCACCTGCCGTTCTATGCACCGGGAGAATTCTTCGATCGATTCCCGACAACAGAAATGACGGGTTTGAATTCCGACAATTTGCGCACCATCGTCGACGACTTGAAAGATTTGCCACCGGGAGCCGAACGTTTCACTGACTACCGTGGCGGCAAGTTCCGCATGATCATGGATCATGCCAAAACGGTCGGTGGCCCTAGCGTCGAAACACAGGCATGGAAAGCGCTGGTGCAATCCTATTTGGCCTGTGTTTCGTTCGCCGATTCTTGTCTCGGACGCATCTTGGATGGACTGCAGAAATCCGAATACGCCGACAACACCGTGGTGGTGGTGTGGAGCGATCATGGGTACCACCTGGGCCCCAAATACCACGTCGCCAAACAAGCGGTGTGGGAGAAAGCCAATCGGGTGCTGCTGGTGATTCGCGACCCGCGTAACCCCGACGCCTGCGATGGAACGCCGCGTCGCCAGCTAGCCAGTCTGAACGATCTGTACCCGACGATCTGCGAGTTGACCGACGTGCCGCTACCGGGTCCCAAGGTCGGTCACAGCCTGGTTCCGCTGCTCAATTCCGCCGACGCCGACCCGGTACGCAACGAAGTCGTCTTCACGTACATGAAAGGAAATCATGGCTTGCGGACGGCCAGGCATGCATTCCTGCGATACCAAGACGGAACGACGGAACTTTACGACATGGACGCTGACCCGCGTCAGCTATCTAGCTTGGCCGGCGACGCATCGTACGCGGAACTGAAAGCATCATTGAATCAGCAATTGGACGTTTGGCTGAACGATCCTCACTAATTCACCTGCTGCTTCCTTTCCATCGAACATGAACACAAGACCGCCCGCCATGAAGTCTTCATTGAACCCAACACCGACACCGAACCGCATTTGGATGATTGCCGCTTTGGTGTTCACGATGCTGTCCGTCGGCGTCGATGCCGAAGAGTCTCCCGACATTGTTTTTGTCATTGCCGATGACTTGGGATATCTCGACGCCGGATTCATGGGAAACCCGGACGTGCAGACCCCTGCATTGGATGAACTTGCTGAACAAAGCATGCAATTTCATCGCATGTACGTGGCGTCCCCCACCTGTGCACCATCGCGTGGTGCATTGCTGTCGGGGCTGATGCCATTCCGCAATGGTGCTGAACCGAATCACTCGCTGGTTCGTGACGACGTCAAACAGCTGCCACGTTATTTCAAAGACTTGGGCTATCAGGTGGCCAGCTTTGGAAAGATCACCCACGGCAAAGATAAGCGTGCCGGATTCGATGTGGACGATCGCCGCTTTTCATTTGAAAACACGCAGATGGTCGACGAATTTTTAGCCAACCGAAAGGGCATCCGACCGCTGTTGATGATGGTCGGCATCAAAGACCCGCATGTTCCCTGGCCCGATACCCCGGATTCCAACTGCGATCCCGCCAAGTTGACGCCGCATCAGCAATTGATCGACACGCCGCAAACCCGGTTTCATCTGGCCCGGTACTACAGCGATGTTCAGCGGATGGACCAACAGTTGGCCGC
The Crateriforma spongiae DNA segment above includes these coding regions:
- a CDS encoding sulfatase — its product is MLTIVVSIASQCPCHGDTTEASRGRPNILFIAVDDLNDFSGFASEEPGNFLQVIYPDPEVRRQVAGRLTPTLNRLAKQSSPFVRAYCAAALCGPSRTSLMTGVAPHVSGYYLHDRHFRLYPTLSDVVTLPQQLRRHGYFTAGAGKIFHKAVGDRNGALKDDWADARHSWDAWVNHAQGAAGKPGRFSPPNGGLMQFGRGHQPQQETGDWKTADFIARVLEAGSATATAARGRLGERRIALPSDQPFFLAAGLFRPHLPFYAPGEFFDRFPTTEMTGLNSDNLRTIVDDLKDLPPGAERFTDYRGGKFRMIMDHAKTVGGPSVETQAWKALVQSYLACVSFADSCLGRILDGLQKSEYADNTVVVVWSDHGYHLGPKYHVAKQAVWEKANRVLLVIRDPRNPDACDGTPRRQLASLNDLYPTICELTDVPLPGPKVGHSLVPLLNSADADPVRNEVVFTYMKGNHGLRTARHAFLRYQDGTTELYDMDADPRQLSSLAGDASYAELKASLNQQLDVWLNDPH